Proteins from one Falco cherrug isolate bFalChe1 chromosome 7, bFalChe1.pri, whole genome shotgun sequence genomic window:
- the ADSS1 gene encoding adenylosuccinate synthetase isozyme 1 isoform X2: MRGDCLSDESGGNNAGHTVVVDGKEYDFHLFPSGIINPKAISFIGNGVVIHLPGLFEEAEKNEKKGLKDWEKRLIISDRAHIVFDFHQAVDGLQEVQRQAQEGKNIGTTKKGIGPTYSSKAARTGLRICDLLSDFDEFSSRFKNLAQQYKSMFPTLEIDIEGQLKKLKAYAEKIRPMVRDGVYFMYEALHGSPKKILVEGANAALLDIDFGTYPFVTSSNCTVGGVCTGLGVPPQHVGDVYGVVKAYTTRVGIGAFPTEQINEIGDLLQSRGHEWGVTTGRKRRCGWLDLVILKYAHMINGFTALALTKLDILDVLDEIKIGVAYKLGGKRIPYFPANQEILQKVEVEYETMPGWKTDTTGARKWEDLPPKAQNYIRCVENHVGVPVKWVGVGKSRESMIQLF; the protein is encoded by the exons ATGCGAGGAGACTGCCTGTCTGACGAGTCT GGTGGGAATAACGCAGGCCATACTGTGGTTGTTGATGGGAAAGAATATGATTTTCACCTATTTCCTAGTGGCATCATTAATCCAAAGGCAATTTCTTTTATTG GTAATGGAGTGGTTATACATTTACCAGGCCTGTttgaagaagctgaaaagaatgaaaagaaag GTTTAAAAGATTGGGAGAAAAGACTGATTATATCAGATAGAGCACATATAG TGTTTGACTTTCACCAGGCAGTAGATGGGCTCCAGGAAGTGCAACGTCAagcacaagaaggaaaaaa TATTGGCACAACAAAGAAGGGGATTGGACCAACATATTCTTCCAAAGCAGCACGAACAGGCCTTCGAATTTGTGACCTCCTTTCTGACTTCGACGAATTTTCTTCAAG atttaaaaatctgGCACAACaatacaagtcaatgtttcCCACCTTGGAAATAGATATAGAAGGACAATTGAAAAAGCTAAAG GCGtatgctgaaaaaataagaCCCATGGTTCGAGATGGTGTCTATTTTATGTATGAAGCCCTTCATGGCTCTCCAAAGAAGATTCTTGTTGAAGGAGCCAATGCAGCATTACTTGATATTGACTTTG GCACGTATCCTTTCGTGACTTCATCGAACTGCACTGTAGGCGGTGTATGCACTGGACTTGGTGTTCCTCCTCAGCATGTTGGTGACGTGTATGGTGTGGTGAAGGCATATACTACTCGGGTGGGAATTGGAGCCTTCCCCACTGAGCAGATTAAC gAAATTGGAGATCTTTTACAGTCCCGTGGCCACGAGTGGGGAGTAACGACAGGCAGAAAGAGACGCTGTGGCTGGTTAGATCttgtcattttgaaatatgCTCATATGATCAACGGATTCACTGC tttggCATTAACAAAACTGGATATTCTTGATGTCCttgatgaaattaaaattgGTGTTGCTTACAAATTGGGTGGAAAAAGAATTCCCTATTTTCCAG CTAATCAGGAGATACTACAGAAGGTGGAAGTAGAGTATGAAACAATGCCTGGGTGGAAGACTGACACAACTGGTGCACGAAAATGGGAGGACCTCCCACCCAAGGCTCAGAATTACATCCGCTGCGTGGAAAACCATGTTGGAGTACCCG TTAAATGGGTCGGAGTTGGAAAATCAAGAGAGTCGATGATCCAGCTGTTTTAA
- the ADSS1 gene encoding adenylosuccinate synthetase isozyme 1 isoform X1, protein MSGTRASNDRSSHPGGGLKRARSEPGGNKVTVVLGAQWGDEGKGKVVDLLATESDIVCRCQGGNNAGHTVVVDGKEYDFHLFPSGIINPKAISFIGNGVVIHLPGLFEEAEKNEKKGLKDWEKRLIISDRAHIVFDFHQAVDGLQEVQRQAQEGKNIGTTKKGIGPTYSSKAARTGLRICDLLSDFDEFSSRFKNLAQQYKSMFPTLEIDIEGQLKKLKAYAEKIRPMVRDGVYFMYEALHGSPKKILVEGANAALLDIDFGTYPFVTSSNCTVGGVCTGLGVPPQHVGDVYGVVKAYTTRVGIGAFPTEQINEIGDLLQSRGHEWGVTTGRKRRCGWLDLVILKYAHMINGFTALALTKLDILDVLDEIKIGVAYKLGGKRIPYFPANQEILQKVEVEYETMPGWKTDTTGARKWEDLPPKAQNYIRCVENHVGVPVKWVGVGKSRESMIQLF, encoded by the exons ATGTCGGGCACCCGCGCGTCCAACGACCGCAGCAGCCACCCCGGCGGCGGGCTCAAGCGGGCGCGCAGTGAGCCGGGCGGTAACAAAGTGACGGTGGTGCTGGGAGCGCAGTGGGGGGACGAAGGCAAGGGCAAGGTGGTGGACCTGCTGGCCACCGAGTCGGACATTGTGTGTCGGTGCCAG GGTGGGAATAACGCAGGCCATACTGTGGTTGTTGATGGGAAAGAATATGATTTTCACCTATTTCCTAGTGGCATCATTAATCCAAAGGCAATTTCTTTTATTG GTAATGGAGTGGTTATACATTTACCAGGCCTGTttgaagaagctgaaaagaatgaaaagaaag GTTTAAAAGATTGGGAGAAAAGACTGATTATATCAGATAGAGCACATATAG TGTTTGACTTTCACCAGGCAGTAGATGGGCTCCAGGAAGTGCAACGTCAagcacaagaaggaaaaaa TATTGGCACAACAAAGAAGGGGATTGGACCAACATATTCTTCCAAAGCAGCACGAACAGGCCTTCGAATTTGTGACCTCCTTTCTGACTTCGACGAATTTTCTTCAAG atttaaaaatctgGCACAACaatacaagtcaatgtttcCCACCTTGGAAATAGATATAGAAGGACAATTGAAAAAGCTAAAG GCGtatgctgaaaaaataagaCCCATGGTTCGAGATGGTGTCTATTTTATGTATGAAGCCCTTCATGGCTCTCCAAAGAAGATTCTTGTTGAAGGAGCCAATGCAGCATTACTTGATATTGACTTTG GCACGTATCCTTTCGTGACTTCATCGAACTGCACTGTAGGCGGTGTATGCACTGGACTTGGTGTTCCTCCTCAGCATGTTGGTGACGTGTATGGTGTGGTGAAGGCATATACTACTCGGGTGGGAATTGGAGCCTTCCCCACTGAGCAGATTAAC gAAATTGGAGATCTTTTACAGTCCCGTGGCCACGAGTGGGGAGTAACGACAGGCAGAAAGAGACGCTGTGGCTGGTTAGATCttgtcattttgaaatatgCTCATATGATCAACGGATTCACTGC tttggCATTAACAAAACTGGATATTCTTGATGTCCttgatgaaattaaaattgGTGTTGCTTACAAATTGGGTGGAAAAAGAATTCCCTATTTTCCAG CTAATCAGGAGATACTACAGAAGGTGGAAGTAGAGTATGAAACAATGCCTGGGTGGAAGACTGACACAACTGGTGCACGAAAATGGGAGGACCTCCCACCCAAGGCTCAGAATTACATCCGCTGCGTGGAAAACCATGTTGGAGTACCCG TTAAATGGGTCGGAGTTGGAAAATCAAGAGAGTCGATGATCCAGCTGTTTTAA